In Paenibacillus xylanilyticus, the genomic window TAAGTGCCAGGTCTCCATCAGCTAATGCTGCTATAGCAAGCACATTGTCCAGACTCATTACAAAATCGGCAATCAAAATGGTCTGAACCGCTTTCCAGGTCGTCGAAGCCTCCCGAATATGTACTTCGTCTTCGTTTTGAAGCAGGAGCTTCACGGCAATCCAGAACAGTAAGATCCCGCCCGCTGCCTGTATAAAAGGAATTCCGAGCATTAGTACCGCCGCAAAAGTAAGCACACACCTTAGTACAACTGCACCCAAAGCACCCCACCATACGGCTTGCTTACGCTGTTTCTCCGGCAGATCCTTACTCGCAAGCGCGATAACTACCGCATTATCTCCACTCAAAACCAGATTGATCATTAGAATTTCAGTCAACAGCCACAATGTATCCATGCTTCTCCTCCCCCCACTCTTACTTGTATGTCAAAGTTGTCCATGCTATTCTTAACGATTGAACAAGCTTTTCTAGGTTCGGACATTTAGAGGGAGTGACAGCATATGGAGCTTTTTAGCGCTGTTTTTTGGCTTGCTTTGGTGAAAATTGTATTTATTGATCTCATGCTGGCTGGCGATAACGCCATCGTTATCGGCCTGGCTGCACGTAATTTGCACCCTTCTGTGCAGAAAAAGGCTATTCTCTACGGGACAGCGGGTGCCCTAGTGATTCGGATTGTAGCCACAGTGGTTGTACTCTGGCTGCTTAAGGTGCCTTGGCTGCTGCTTGTAGGAGGCGTTTTGCTGATCTGGATTGCTTATAAACTATTGGCTGACCAAGGTGAAGAACATAGTGATATTAAGGCAGGCAGCTCCTTATGGGTTGCCGTTCGCACCATTGTCATTGCAGATGCCGCCATGGGACTTGACAATGTCATTGCAGTGGCTGGCGCCGCTGAACAGCATCTGGTACTGGTTATCATCGGATTGTTGATCAGTGTACCGATCATCGTATGGGGAAGCACCCTGTTCATCAAATTGATCAATCACTTCCCATGGATTATATATCTGGGAGCCATTGTACTCGGTTATACCGCATCCCACATGATTACAGAGGAACGCCGACTTGTGCCGTTTTTCACCGAGCATCCCGCCCTTCGCATTCTTTTTATCGTGCTGGTCGTTGCAGGTGTGGTATTCGCAGGATACCGCAAACGCTCTAGCAGCAGACAAGGTGGAGAGCACCAGCGATCCTATTCGTAAAATAAAGATACACAAAAAAGGACCAGCCGATTTCCTAAACTGTACCCTATAAGATAGACACTTTAAAAAAGGTCATCTTGTAGGGTCTTTTTTTGTGTACAATGAATAAAAAACGAGCGGTGGTCAAGCAAATGTCAAAAAAACACTTTACAACGCAAGAGCAAGATCAGTTGAGAAGAAATCCTTATGTGAAAAATGTTAGCGCTAAAGCCATTACGTATACGGATGCGTTCAAAGAACGATTTATTCAAGAACACAGTCAAGGTATGCTTCCTAGTGAGATCTTTCAGGAAGCAGGATTTCCCATTGACGTTTTGGGTGCAACCCGGATTCGAAAGGCTTCCAATCGATGGCGTACGGCATTTCAGGAACAAGGATCTGCTGGATTAACGGATGGTAGAAAACACGCCTCAGAACGTTCTCTGACCCGTGAATTAAGTCTTGAAGAAAAATATGCCCGTTTGGAAGCGAAAATGAAATGGCTTGAAGCGGAGAATGAATTCTTAAAAAAGCTCGATCAACTCGAAAGGCAGATGAGAAGAAAAAAATCCAACTCAGTACGCGACAAAAATTTAAACTGATTCAAGAGATGTTGCATACATACTCTTTCCAACGCAAGGTGCATGTTCTTTGTGCTATTGCTGGCGTTTCACGTTCAGGCTATTACCACTATTGTAGTGAAGATGCCAGATTACATCGTCAAAAGCAGGAACAGAATGATCAGAAGATGAAAGCGATCATCCTGAAAGCCTACCATTACCGTAGGAGGAACAAAGGCGCCCGTCAAATCAAAATGACGCTCGCACTTCAGTATGGCGTCGTATACAATCTCAAGCGAATCCGTCGGATCATGCAAAAGTACAACATCGTTTGTCCGATTCGAAAAGCAAATCCCACACGTCGTATGGCTAAAGCGACCCAAGAGCATCGAACCTGTCCCAACACGTTAAAGCGAGCGTTTAAGCCAGGGATTGCAGGCAAAGTTCTCTTAACGGACATCACATACTTAACTTATGGGATAAGTAAACGGGCCTATCTATCAACGATTAAAGATGCTGAAACGAATGAAATATTAGCCTATGAAGTCTCTGCTTCCCTTGGATTGGACATTGCGATGGAGACGTTGAAACAACTCCAAAAGCATCGGCATCTCACTTCGGATGCATTGATTCATTCGGATCAAGGATTCCACTATACAAACCCCAAGTTTCAAAAGCTTGTGAAACAAATGGGGTTAAAACAATCCATGTCACGCCGAGGAAACTGTTGGGATAACGCTCCACAAGAATCCTTCTTTGGGCATTTTAAAGATGAAACAAATTTCAAAACATGTATGACCCTGGAGGAGGTTAAGCAAGAAGTGAAGAGTTACATGATCTATTACAATTATTATCGAGGTCAATGGAACTTAAACAAGCTGCCGCCTGTACGATACAGACAGCAGCTTGAAGTAGCCTAACCTTTTTTAATTGTCCTTGACAAGGGGTACATTTTATCCCATCGGCCGGTCCTTTTTCCATTACAGGTAACATAGTCCTTATTATGTCATTCTACCAATTCAAGGGGAATAGAATCAGAACCAGTCTTCCTTGATTTCATTCCCCGTGTTATCACTGGTTGCAGGAGCTGCTTCGCCTGCGTGCAGAACGATGGTTTCCGTTTGAGCGACAGCTTCATCTACCCATTCCGGCAAATGGCTCATCGTTGCTTCAATTTTGTCCACGATGCGAAGATTCGGATTCGTTGTAGGTGATTTCGGCACGAAGAGGGTGCAGCAATCCTCGTAAGGCAGAATTGATATATCATATGTTCCAATCTGTTTGGACATTGTAATAATTTCCTGCTTGTCCATCATGACGAGAGGACGCAAAAGCGGGAGTTCCGTCGCACGTCCGATGACATTCATACTCGGCAGCGTCTGGCTTGCAACTTGACCAAGGCTATCCCCGGTAATTAGTGCAAGTGCCCGCTCACGTTCAGCCAGCTTGGTCGCAATTCGCAGCATGGAACGGCGCATCAGGGTGATGATCAGATTATCCTGACCCAGCTGGGTGAATGCCGTTTGGATCTCCGTAAAAGGAACCAGGTGCAGTTTGATGGTACCGGCATGATCAGCCAAGGCACGAGCCAGATCGATCACCTTTTCCTTGGCACGCTGGCTGGTGAACGGATAACTGTAAAAGTGTACACATTCCACTTCCAGTCCACGCCTCATGGAAGCCCATGCCGCTACAGGACTATCAATTCCTCCCGACAGCAGCGCCATCGCTTTGCCGTTAGTACCGAGAGGGAACCCGCCAACAGCGGGAATCACTTCATTGAAAATATAGGTCCCCTGATCTCTAATCTCTACTCGCAGTTCAATGTCCGGATTACGTACATCCACACGAAGCTGTTGGAACTTTCTTAATATCGGGGAACCCACCATGTGGTTCATTTCGTGTGAAGAATGAGGATACTCTTTCCACACCCGGCGAGTATTCACTTTGAACGTCGTACCTTCCTTGAACTCGTTTTCTCTCTCATCCATGAAAGCTACAGCCGTTTCCACAATATCCTCAAGCACAGAAGGAGTTACTTTAACCGGACTGATGGACATTACCCCAAAAACCCGTTTCAGGACTGCGATCAGCTCTGTATGGGAATGTCCCCCCAGATCCACGTACAATCGTCCAAATTCCTTACGCAAGCTTGCGCCTGGATATGGCTTGAGCAAGGCCCTCACCTGAGTAATAATGGTTTTTTCGAATCGTGCACGATTTTTACCTTTTAACATAAACTCTCCAAAACGGAGAAGCAGCATATCATATTTCATTTGTCTTTACATCCGCCTTTCCAACGGGCGCAGCTGCGCCACCATCTGATGCAGCGCTTGTTCCAACAAGGCCACATCCTCTTCTGTGTGTTCGTTACCTAGACTAATACGCAATCCTCCTGATGCACTCGCCGCATCTCTTCCCATCGCAAGAAGGACTCTGCTCGGCTCCGCAGAGCGGGAGGAGCAGGCTGATTGTGTAGAAACGATGATCCCAAGCTGCTCGAGCGTATGGAGCGCCACTTCAGCCTTCATCCCCGGATAGGAAAAGTGAATAATGTGGGGAGCCCCATCCTTCCGGCTGTTCAGTTTAAGTCCGGGAATGGTTTCAATGGTTTCCATAATCCGATCTCTCAGCACTGTGGCACGTTCAGCAAACGCGAGCTGCCGTTCTGCCGCAAGACGCATCGCTTTTGCCATACCTACAAGCAAGGGAACATTCTCTGTTCCTGCTCTCATGCCCTGCTCCTGCGAACCACCAGAGAGCAGTGGGGTAAGTTCCACTCCACTTCGTACATAGAGGAGTCCCGCTCCTTTTGGACCACGGATTTTGTGAGCAGATAAACTGTACAGATCAGCTCCCCACGAAGCGGGCTTTGCTTCCAGTTTGCCAAATCCCTGTACCCCATCCACGTGAAAAAGCACGCGCGGTGCGGCACTTTTCAAACGCTTGCCGATCTCTGCAACGGGATGGATGATCCCTGTTTCATTGTTTACATGCATGAGGCTGACAAGAACCGTGTCCGGTCTTATCGCATCCATAACCTGCTGAGTGCTTACACGGCCATCCGAATCCACGGGCAGCCAGGTTACCTCCCAGCCCCACTGCTGCAGCTGCAAAAAACTCTCATATACGGAAGCATGTTCGGTAGCCGTCGTAATGAGATGTTTTCCCCGTGT contains:
- a CDS encoding cysteine desulfurase family protein; the encoded protein is MKYFDYAATTPPDSDVVRTMAEIMEAHYGNPSSIHGYGERADQLLRRARCGCAAALGVKPEEIVFTSGATESNNLAIKGAALRYQTRGKHLITTATEHASVYESFLQLQQWGWEVTWLPVDSDGRVSTQQVMDAIRPDTVLVSLMHVNNETGIIHPVAEIGKRLKSAAPRVLFHVDGVQGFGKLEAKPASWGADLYSLSAHKIRGPKGAGLLYVRSGVELTPLLSGGSQEQGMRAGTENVPLLVGMAKAMRLAAERQLAFAERATVLRDRIMETIETIPGLKLNSRKDGAPHIIHFSYPGMKAEVALHTLEQLGIIVSTQSACSSRSAEPSRVLLAMGRDAASASGGLRISLGNEHTEEDVALLEQALHQMVAQLRPLERRM
- the thiI gene encoding tRNA uracil 4-sulfurtransferase ThiI; the encoded protein is MKYDMLLLRFGEFMLKGKNRARFEKTIITQVRALLKPYPGASLRKEFGRLYVDLGGHSHTELIAVLKRVFGVMSISPVKVTPSVLEDIVETAVAFMDERENEFKEGTTFKVNTRRVWKEYPHSSHEMNHMVGSPILRKFQQLRVDVRNPDIELRVEIRDQGTYIFNEVIPAVGGFPLGTNGKAMALLSGGIDSPVAAWASMRRGLEVECVHFYSYPFTSQRAKEKVIDLARALADHAGTIKLHLVPFTEIQTAFTQLGQDNLIITLMRRSMLRIATKLAERERALALITGDSLGQVASQTLPSMNVIGRATELPLLRPLVMMDKQEIITMSKQIGTYDISILPYEDCCTLFVPKSPTTNPNLRIVDKIEATMSHLPEWVDEAVAQTETIVLHAGEAAPATSDNTGNEIKEDWF
- a CDS encoding IS3 family transposase (programmed frameshift), whose protein sequence is MSKKHFTTQEQDQLRRNPYVKNVSAKAITYTDAFKERFIQEHSQGMLPSEIFQEAGFPIDVLGATRIRKASNRWRTAFQEQGSAGLTDGRKHASERSLTRELSLEEKYARLEAKMKWLEAENEFLKKARSTRKADEKKKIQLSTRQKFKLIQEMLHTYSFQRKVHVLCAIAGVSRSGYYHYCSEDARLHRQKQEQNDQKMKAIILKAYHYRRRNKGARQIKMTLALQYGVVYNLKRIRRIMQKYNIVCPIRKANPTRRMAKATQEHRTCPNTLKRAFKPGIAGKVLLTDITYLTYGISKRAYLSTIKDAETNEILAYEVSASLGLDIAMETLKQLQKHRHLTSDALIHSDQGFHYTNPKFQKLVKQMGLKQSMSRRGNCWDNAPQESFFGHFKDETNFKTCMTLEEVKQEVKSYMIYYNYYRGQWNLNKLPPVRYRQQLEVA
- a CDS encoding TerC family protein; its protein translation is MDTLWLLTEILMINLVLSGDNAVVIALASKDLPEKQRKQAVWWGALGAVVLRCVLTFAAVLMLGIPFIQAAGGILLFWIAVKLLLQNEDEVHIREASTTWKAVQTILIADFVMSLDNVLAIAALADGDLALIVIGIAISIPIVVWGSGLIVGLLKRFPILVFAGSGILAFTAGEMVMSDPKLGQWLGSLTAEAHTLLPVAMAGLVIAVGGAHKFVRRNA
- a CDS encoding TerC family protein, yielding MELFSAVFWLALVKIVFIDLMLAGDNAIVIGLAARNLHPSVQKKAILYGTAGALVIRIVATVVVLWLLKVPWLLLVGGVLLIWIAYKLLADQGEEHSDIKAGSSLWVAVRTIVIADAAMGLDNVIAVAGAAEQHLVLVIIGLLISVPIIVWGSTLFIKLINHFPWIIYLGAIVLGYTASHMITEERRLVPFFTEHPALRILFIVLVVAGVVFAGYRKRSSSRQGGEHQRSYS